A single region of the Leisingera thetidis genome encodes:
- a CDS encoding MurR/RpiR family transcriptional regulator, which produces MPTPVRSKLTHALETGSKAERAIANYMLSALEQVPFETAASLAAIVGVSEATVGRFCRGIGYASFKDLKEHLKDDLGDHPWLVSDRLNELRETARDDEGHLSQGMELEIAAVVRIYEYARSPEWQNVVARLARRQHVYVAGFQTERGLAQYFANQMQYLRDQVTLIDLAGGNFAEILASDREACLVIFEARRYSRLAKLLARDAKNFGIPVTLITDVFCDWGREAADEVFAVPTQFNQFWDSTAQMASLSNLIINGVCMELGPQVEERLNRIAGLYGRFTGHVGDPVAAIEK; this is translated from the coding sequence TTGCCCACCCCTGTCCGCTCCAAACTGACCCATGCCCTCGAAACCGGTTCGAAAGCCGAGCGGGCGATTGCCAATTACATGCTGAGCGCATTAGAGCAGGTGCCGTTCGAGACCGCAGCAAGCCTAGCCGCAATAGTCGGTGTGAGCGAAGCCACCGTCGGCCGCTTCTGCCGCGGCATCGGCTACGCCAGCTTCAAGGACCTGAAGGAACATCTGAAGGACGATTTGGGCGACCACCCCTGGCTGGTCAGCGACCGGCTGAATGAACTGCGGGAAACCGCCCGCGATGACGAAGGCCATCTTTCTCAAGGGATGGAACTGGAAATCGCGGCAGTCGTGCGGATCTATGAATATGCCCGGTCCCCCGAATGGCAGAATGTTGTTGCCAGGCTGGCCAGAAGACAACACGTTTATGTGGCCGGTTTCCAGACCGAGCGCGGGCTTGCCCAGTATTTTGCCAACCAGATGCAATACCTTCGCGACCAGGTAACCCTGATTGACCTGGCGGGAGGGAACTTTGCCGAAATACTGGCCTCCGACCGGGAGGCTTGTCTGGTGATCTTTGAGGCCCGCCGCTATTCCCGGTTGGCCAAGCTTCTGGCTCGCGACGCGAAGAACTTCGGCATTCCGGTGACCTTGATCACTGACGTGTTCTGCGATTGGGGCCGCGAAGCCGCCGACGAGGTATTTGCCGTGCCGACCCAATTCAATCAGTTCTGGGATTCCACGGCGCAGATGGCAAGCCTGTCCAATCTCATCATCAACGGCGTGTGCATGGAACTGGGACCCCAGGTCGAAGAACGCCTGAACCGGATTGCCGGACTTTACGGCCGCTTCACCGGCCATGTCGGCGATCCAGTCGCCGCCATCGAAAAATAA
- a CDS encoding ABC transporter substrate-binding protein has protein sequence MTLKTTLTLALASAAMAVGTASADGLRLGTEGAYPPFNYIESDGKIAGFDVEIGLELCKRIGEECTVVAQDWDGIIPGLLADKYDFIIASMFITEERKKQVDFTDPYYLAAMTHVMPKGSEVTEFTNDALSGMVIGAQSGTTQADYIEAAYPDADIRLYPTQDEVNLDMASGRIDLQVGDMLPMLDWTTKSNDGSCCELAGEPITDPAFVGDGVGIAVRQEDDPLREKLNAALAEIRADGTYKAINDKYFDIDVYTMK, from the coding sequence ATGACACTGAAGACGACACTGACCCTCGCCCTGGCGTCCGCCGCGATGGCCGTCGGCACAGCCTCGGCGGACGGGCTGCGGCTGGGCACCGAGGGCGCCTACCCGCCGTTCAACTACATCGAATCCGACGGCAAGATTGCCGGCTTCGATGTTGAGATCGGTCTGGAGCTGTGCAAGCGCATCGGCGAGGAATGCACAGTGGTGGCGCAGGATTGGGACGGCATCATCCCCGGTCTTCTGGCCGACAAGTATGACTTCATCATCGCCTCGATGTTCATCACCGAAGAGCGCAAGAAGCAGGTCGATTTCACCGATCCCTATTACTTGGCCGCGATGACCCATGTTATGCCGAAAGGCTCTGAAGTCACCGAATTCACCAACGATGCGCTGTCCGGCATGGTGATCGGCGCGCAATCGGGCACCACCCAGGCCGATTACATCGAAGCCGCATATCCCGATGCCGACATCCGCCTCTATCCGACCCAGGACGAGGTGAACCTCGACATGGCCTCGGGCCGCATCGACCTGCAGGTCGGGGACATGCTGCCGATGCTGGACTGGACCACCAAGAGCAACGACGGCAGCTGCTGCGAACTGGCGGGCGAGCCGATCACTGATCCGGCCTTTGTCGGAGACGGTGTCGGCATTGCCGTGCGCCAGGAGGATGACCCGCTGCGCGAGAAGCTGAATGCCGCCTTGGCGGAGATCCGCGCCGACGGCACCTACAAGGCGATCAACGACAAGTATTTCGACATCGATGTCTACACGATGAAGTAA
- a CDS encoding ABC transporter permease — translation MFELFSYGDAGWGDEILQGLAITVQLAIATLPVGLCLGFLAAFASMSRARPLRFLGVGYTTIMRGLPEILTLFVVYNGAGLLINAALRWWAPEASPIGFSPFAAGVVALGMVFGAFAGEVLRGAFQSLDQGQVEAGRAIGMTGRQIFLRIQLPQVWRFALPGLGNLWINMLKDTALVSVIALDDLMRMTKVAVGVTKQPFTFYLLACLIYWAMCVLSELVLAQMERRANRGIRRA, via the coding sequence ATGTTTGAACTGTTCTCATACGGTGATGCCGGCTGGGGGGACGAAATCCTGCAGGGGCTGGCGATCACGGTGCAGCTGGCCATCGCCACCCTGCCCGTCGGCCTGTGCCTTGGCTTTCTGGCCGCCTTTGCCTCGATGTCCCGTGCGCGGCCGCTGCGGTTTCTGGGGGTCGGCTATACCACCATCATGCGCGGCCTGCCCGAGATCCTGACGCTGTTTGTGGTCTACAATGGCGCCGGCTTGCTGATCAATGCGGCCCTGCGGTGGTGGGCACCGGAGGCCTCTCCCATCGGCTTCAGCCCGTTTGCAGCTGGTGTGGTGGCGCTCGGCATGGTGTTCGGTGCCTTTGCAGGCGAAGTCCTGCGCGGCGCGTTCCAGTCGCTGGACCAGGGCCAGGTGGAAGCGGGGCGGGCCATCGGCATGACCGGCCGCCAGATCTTTCTGCGTATCCAGCTGCCGCAGGTCTGGCGCTTTGCCCTGCCGGGGCTGGGCAACCTGTGGATCAACATGCTGAAGGATACCGCGCTGGTTTCGGTCATTGCGCTGGATGATCTGATGCGGATGACCAAGGTGGCCGTGGGCGTGACCAAACAGCCCTTTACCTTCTACCTGCTGGCCTGCCTGATCTACTGGGCAATGTGCGTTCTGTCCGAATTGGTGCTGGCGCAGATGGAACGCCGCGCCAACCGCGGCATCCGGAGGGCCTGA
- a CDS encoding ABC transporter permease — protein sequence MNPLEILAQYWPRLMDGTLMTIKLTLLGALIAAVVSPAFALVRVHAAPMAQAPLRIYVSFMRGTPILAQLFLIFYGSGQFRPLLQDWGLWSFFRDPFNCALLAFALNSTAYQTEILRGGILGVPRGEIEAARAIGLSRFKTLRRVVFPHAYRIAWPALGNEVILLMKASALASVVTVFDLMGRTRQVFSRTFDFSVYLWAALIYLCITAIFVLLWRQAERRLSRHIDVRHPVPAAVQPLKETRA from the coding sequence ATGAACCCCCTGGAAATACTTGCGCAATACTGGCCCCGGCTAATGGACGGCACCCTGATGACGATCAAACTGACGCTGCTAGGCGCGCTGATCGCCGCGGTTGTGTCCCCGGCCTTTGCGCTGGTCCGTGTCCATGCGGCACCAATGGCACAGGCGCCGCTGCGGATCTATGTGTCGTTCATGCGCGGCACTCCGATCCTGGCGCAGCTGTTCCTGATCTTCTATGGGTCCGGCCAGTTCCGGCCGCTGCTGCAGGACTGGGGGCTGTGGAGCTTCTTCCGCGACCCGTTCAACTGCGCGCTGCTGGCCTTTGCGCTGAACTCCACCGCCTATCAGACCGAAATCCTGCGCGGCGGCATCCTAGGCGTGCCCCGCGGCGAGATCGAAGCCGCCAGGGCCATCGGCCTCAGCCGGTTCAAGACGCTGCGCCGGGTGGTGTTCCCGCATGCCTACCGCATCGCCTGGCCTGCTCTCGGCAACGAGGTGATCCTGCTGATGAAGGCCAGCGCCCTGGCCAGCGTCGTCACCGTTTTTGACCTGATGGGCCGCACCCGGCAGGTGTTTTCCCGCACCTTCGACTTCTCGGTCTATCTCTGGGCCGCGCTGATCTACCTCTGCATCACCGCGATCTTTGTCCTGCTCTGGCGGCAGGCCGAACGCCGCCTTAGCCGCCACATCGACGTCCGGCACCCCGTCCCAGCCGCCGTCCAGCCCCTGAAGGAGACACGGGCATGA
- a CDS encoding ABC transporter ATP-binding protein, producing MSAPDTILKAEGIHKSFGNLEVLKGISLEARNHDVISILGSSGSGKSTFLRCLNFLETPTSGKVTVHGEEILVRNGKPRNARHIEAIRARLGMVFQQFNLWTHRTVLENVMEGPVQVKGESKAEARDRAEMLLRRVGLQERMQMYPAQLSGGQQQRVAIARALAMEPDAILFDEPTSALDPELVGEVLKVMQDLAAEGRTMIVVTHEMGFAREVSSEVVFLHEGRIAEQGPPEEMFTNPKTEEFRRFIAKAM from the coding sequence ATGAGCGCTCCGGATACCATTCTGAAAGCCGAAGGCATCCACAAATCTTTTGGCAATCTCGAGGTTTTGAAAGGGATCTCTCTGGAAGCCAGGAACCATGACGTGATCTCGATCCTCGGGTCTTCCGGCTCGGGCAAGTCGACCTTCCTGCGCTGCCTGAATTTTCTGGAGACACCGACCTCGGGCAAGGTGACCGTGCACGGCGAAGAGATCCTGGTGAGGAACGGCAAGCCGCGGAACGCGCGCCACATCGAGGCAATCCGTGCCCGGCTGGGCATGGTCTTTCAGCAGTTCAACCTGTGGACCCACCGCACGGTGCTGGAAAACGTGATGGAAGGACCGGTCCAGGTCAAGGGCGAGAGCAAGGCTGAAGCCCGCGACCGCGCCGAAATGCTGCTGAGGCGGGTTGGCTTGCAGGAGCGGATGCAGATGTACCCCGCACAGCTGTCCGGCGGCCAGCAGCAGCGCGTGGCGATCGCCCGCGCCCTGGCGATGGAGCCCGACGCGATCCTGTTCGACGAGCCGACTTCGGCGCTCGACCCGGAGCTGGTGGGCGAGGTTCTGAAGGTGATGCAGGATCTTGCCGCCGAGGGACGCACGATGATCGTCGTCACCCACGAGATGGGCTTTGCCCGCGAGGTGTCCTCTGAGGTGGTCTTTCTGCACGAGGGCCGCATCGCTGAGCAAGGCCCGCCCGAAGAGATGTTCACCAATCCCAAAACAGAAGAATTCCGCCGGTTCATCGCCAAGGCGATGTAA
- the menC gene encoding o-succinylbenzoate synthase: MSSDAPISPAPLHQGIRIESAELRIVSLPLLTPFVISSGTMTAKTFPLLVLKGEGIEGVAEAVMDPAPDYLEETISGAMTFLREVLLPQIVGKRFASPYDLQPVLSPWRGNRMAKAVVEMAFWDLWAKSLGLPLQAALGGTGDHVDVGVSLGIAPVETTLERVGAALEQGYKRTKLKIAQGHDVGIVEAVRAEYPDIKLTVDANTDYGLADLPVLQALDGFQLDYIEQPLAHDDIHDHAKMQRQLRTAICLDESIRSAGDARKALETGAARVINIKVGRVGGFAEARAIHDTCAAFGVPVWCGGMLESGIGRAHNIHLATLANFTKPGDTSSASRYFDRDITNEALEAHNGEMPVPRQGPGIGVTLDRDYLRSVTDHAEEITA; this comes from the coding sequence ATGTCCAGTGACGCCCCCATTTCTCCCGCCCCGCTGCACCAGGGCATCCGCATCGAGAGCGCCGAGCTGCGCATCGTCAGTCTGCCACTGCTGACCCCCTTCGTGATTTCCTCTGGCACCATGACCGCCAAGACCTTTCCGCTGCTGGTGCTGAAGGGCGAAGGGATCGAAGGCGTGGCCGAAGCGGTGATGGACCCGGCGCCGGATTACCTGGAGGAGACCATTTCCGGCGCGATGACTTTTTTGCGCGAAGTGCTGCTGCCACAGATCGTCGGCAAGCGCTTTGCCTCGCCCTATGATCTGCAGCCGGTCCTGTCGCCCTGGCGAGGCAACCGCATGGCCAAGGCGGTGGTCGAGATGGCGTTCTGGGACCTCTGGGCAAAAAGCCTCGGCTTGCCTTTGCAGGCGGCTTTGGGTGGCACCGGCGATCATGTCGACGTCGGCGTGAGCCTAGGCATCGCGCCGGTGGAGACCACGCTGGAGCGGGTCGGCGCGGCGCTGGAGCAAGGCTACAAGCGCACCAAGCTGAAGATCGCGCAGGGCCACGATGTCGGTATCGTCGAGGCGGTGCGGGCCGAATACCCTGACATCAAGCTGACCGTCGATGCCAACACCGACTACGGGCTGGCGGATCTTCCGGTTCTGCAGGCGCTGGACGGCTTCCAGCTGGATTACATCGAACAGCCGCTGGCCCATGACGACATTCACGATCACGCCAAGATGCAGCGCCAGCTGAGAACCGCGATCTGCCTCGATGAAAGCATCCGCAGCGCCGGCGATGCGCGCAAGGCGCTGGAAACCGGCGCCGCGCGGGTCATCAACATCAAGGTCGGCCGCGTCGGCGGCTTTGCCGAGGCGCGCGCCATCCACGACACCTGCGCCGCCTTCGGCGTGCCGGTCTGGTGCGGCGGCATGCTGGAAAGCGGCATTGGCCGGGCGCACAACATCCACCTGGCAACGCTCGCCAATTTTACTAAGCCCGGCGACACCTCCAGCGCCAGCCGCTATTTCGACCGCGACATCACCAACGAAGCGCTCGAGGCGCACAATGGCGAAATGCCGGTGCCCAGACAGGGGCCGGGCATAGGAGTAACTCTGGACCGGGACTACCTCAGGTCTGTCACGGATCACGCCGAGGAAATAACCGCATGA